From the Candidatus Eisenbacteria bacterium genome, the window TCCTCCCGAGCCCGAGAAGAACGAGCGCCCGGTTGAAGCGCGCGTCCGCGTAGTCCGGCCATGCGCGAAGCGCCTCGCCGAGCCAATCGAGCGCGCGCTCCGTTCCATCCGGCTCGCTCATCTCGACGACGCCAAGACCGTTCGCGGCGTCCGGATCCCCGGTCCTCTCCCAGAGCGCCCGGAACCGCGAGCGCGCCTCCTCTCGTTCTCCTCTCTCGTACGCGAGCCTGGCGAGGTTGTACTCGGTCCGCACCGGGTTCGCGTCGCGCAAACCGAAGGGGTCCGCTTGCGCGGCGAGAAGAAGCGCGACCGCCGCGAGCGCGCCCCGGATCACCGCGGCGCGCGGAAGGCGCGGGCCGAGCGGCGTGAGCGCCGGCGCGAGAAGGACGAGAAAGGGCCAAACCGGCGCGCGATACCTCACGGAAAAGACGGCGAGGACGACGGCGATCCAGTAGCCCGCGAGCCCGAGGGTCGCGGGAGTCCACGCGCGCGACCGCGCCGCGCCCGCGACCAGAAACCCGAACGCGAGGGGAACGAGAACCCCGGCGTCGAGAATGCTGAAGCGAAGAAGCGGCGAGCGTTCCCGGAAGTAGGCCGCGTCCTGGCTCGCGTCGATCGGAAAGGCGGCGCCGAAGAGAAGGGCCTTCGCGGCGAGCCGCCGGACGAACGGACCCGGTTCGGCTCGGAGCGACTCGATCGTCCTCTCGACGAAGAAGCGGCTCTCCGCAACGCTCCCCTCGCGCCCCTCTCGAAGAGGAAGAGACGTGAGCCGTTCCCATTCGTACCCGGGACGAACGTGCGCCGTCCCGTCCGATCCCGGGCCGTTCCCGATATAGAGGTTGAGCCCTGCGTTTCCCGTGACGGGAAGAAAGCCCTCCCCCGCACGCGCGTTCAGAAAAGAAATCGGGACGAGCGGAAGGAGGAGCCCGATGACGAAGAGAAGGGCGGGACGGAGCGGCCTCTCCTTCGCGAGGAGGAAGAGCGCGAGGAGAAGAAGAACAACCCCGGATCCGGGATGCGCGAGAAACGAGAGTCCCCCGGCGAGACCGGCGGCGAAGAGGGATCCGGGCGCTCCGTTCTTCCTGCAAACGAGCAACCGAAGAAGCAGCGCGTGCAGAAAGATCTGGAGGACGACCGGAAGCACTTGAAGCTCAAAGTAAAGGACGGGAGGCGCCGCGGCGAGAGCCAAGCCTGCGGCGTTCCCGAGCCGGCGGCCGCCGAGACGAACGCCGGCGGAGCGGACGAGAAGGGCGGCGGCTCCCGCGAGGAGGATTTGGACGATGTAGACGGCCGGCAAGGGAGA encodes:
- a CDS encoding tetratricopeptide repeat protein, whose product is MRRTNDTTRATRLDVLLVFATAAAAGLANWHFLWDVPFLGHPIIDAAEYLAEARAIVAGLPYWEKPSIHGPLYPLFLVPFVRFFPSPLPAVYIVQILLAGAAALLVRSAGVRLGGRRLGNAAGLALAAAPPVLYFELQVLPVVLQIFLHALLLRLLVCRKNGAPGSLFAAGLAGGLSFLAHPGSGVVLLLLALFLLAKERPLRPALLFVIGLLLPLVPISFLNARAGEGFLPVTGNAGLNLYIGNGPGSDGTAHVRPGYEWERLTSLPLREGREGSVAESRFFVERTIESLRAEPGPFVRRLAAKALLFGAAFPIDASQDAAYFRERSPLLRFSILDAGVLVPLAFGFLVAGAARSRAWTPATLGLAGYWIAVVLAVFSVRYRAPVWPFLVLLAPALTPLGPRLPRAAVIRGALAAVALLLAAQADPFGLRDANPVRTEYNLARLAYERGEREEARSRFRALWERTGDPDAANGLGVVEMSEPDGTERALDWLGEALRAWPDYADARFNRALVLLGLGRNDEAKEDLREALRLSPGHAPALYTQGILLEREGRSGEAERSYRETLRRDPTRDDAWNALGVLLARSGRAKEAEACFRRALRLDPSGAEARANLSRLLGEPMKPPR